From Vibrio tritonius, the proteins below share one genomic window:
- a CDS encoding SLC13 family permease — protein sequence MNRNDSVPLPTNTREWLINRNSLIVIADIVLFAVLYFSLPFDPKVVLGLSILAFVAVLWLTEALHVTITAILVPVIAVLFGVFDTQAALNNFSNSIIYLFLGGFALAAAMHKQGLDQVIADKVLILAKGKLKSAVFMLFGVTALLSMWISNTATAAMMLPLVLGVLAKVDGKQGHSTYVFVLLGVAYSASIGGIATLVGSPPNAIAAAEVGLSFTDWMKYGLPVAVIMLPIAMFILYLVTKPDLSGSFELNHEPVEWDKGKVVTLGIFCLIVFMWIFSSPLNKVLGGFKAFDTLIALAAIILVSFARVVHWKDIEKTADWGVLLLFGGGICLSNVLKQTGTSVFLAHELSNLISNLGVFFIVLVIAAFVVFLTEFASNTASAALLIPVFATVAEAFGISPALLSVLIAVAASCAFMLPVATPPNAIVFGTGHIQQKEMMRVGLYLNVACIALLTTIAMLLW from the coding sequence ATGAATAGAAACGACAGTGTCCCTCTACCTACGAATACACGGGAATGGCTAATAAATCGCAATAGCTTGATTGTTATTGCCGATATTGTGCTGTTTGCCGTGCTTTACTTCTCACTCCCATTTGACCCTAAAGTGGTTTTAGGGTTAAGCATTTTGGCCTTTGTGGCGGTGTTATGGCTGACTGAAGCTTTGCATGTCACCATCACGGCAATTTTGGTGCCCGTTATCGCAGTGCTATTTGGCGTATTTGATACCCAAGCTGCCTTAAATAACTTCTCCAATTCCATTATTTACTTGTTTCTTGGTGGCTTCGCTTTGGCGGCAGCAATGCACAAGCAAGGTTTGGATCAAGTGATTGCCGACAAGGTGCTGATTTTGGCCAAAGGCAAACTCAAATCAGCCGTGTTTATGCTGTTTGGCGTGACTGCGCTGCTCTCAATGTGGATTAGTAATACCGCAACGGCAGCCATGATGCTTCCTTTAGTGTTGGGTGTTTTGGCCAAAGTTGATGGAAAGCAGGGACATAGCACCTATGTTTTTGTCTTGCTAGGAGTTGCTTATAGCGCCAGCATTGGTGGTATTGCCACTCTAGTGGGCAGCCCACCCAATGCGATTGCTGCTGCCGAAGTGGGTTTGTCATTTACCGATTGGATGAAATATGGCTTGCCAGTTGCGGTGATCATGCTGCCTATCGCGATGTTCATTCTGTATTTGGTGACCAAACCAGACTTGAGTGGAAGTTTTGAATTGAATCATGAACCGGTCGAATGGGATAAAGGTAAAGTGGTGACATTAGGTATTTTTTGCCTGATTGTTTTCATGTGGATCTTCAGTAGCCCATTGAACAAAGTGCTGGGTGGTTTTAAAGCGTTTGATACGCTTATCGCTCTTGCGGCGATTATCCTTGTTAGCTTTGCGCGCGTGGTGCATTGGAAAGACATTGAAAAAACCGCGGACTGGGGAGTGCTATTGCTGTTTGGGGGCGGTATTTGTTTGAGTAACGTGCTAAAACAGACTGGAACCAGTGTGTTCCTCGCGCATGAATTAAGTAACTTGATCTCAAACTTAGGTGTGTTCTTTATTGTATTAGTTATTGCGGCCTTCGTGGTGTTCTTAACCGAGTTTGCGAGCAATACGGCCAGTGCCGCGCTGTTAATCCCAGTGTTTGCAACCGTAGCTGAAGCCTTTGGTATCAGCCCTGCATTGCTTTCGGTTTTAATTGCAGTTGCGGCTTCTTGTGCTTTCATGCTTCCTGTTGCAACGCCACCCAATGCGATTGTATTTGGTACAGGTCATATTCAGCAGAAAGAGATGATGCGTGTTGGCTTGTATCTCAATGTTGCTTGTATCGCATTGCTCACAACGATCGCGATGTTACTATGGTAG